A stretch of DNA from Leptospira wolffii serovar Khorat str. Khorat-H2:
CGTGCATGGACACGGAAGCAATAGGAATGATCACTCCTTTTGTGCCTTGGTTTACCATTTGGACTGCCGCTTCTCTTCCTGTCAGAAATACTCCGGTGAGATTAACGTCGATGACAGACTGCCAATCGGACAGGGAAAGTTTGGATGCAACCTTCCCTGTTTGCTTATCGGCTTTGATTAAGAGGCCGTCTCTAAGAATTCCCGCATTGAGTACCGCTATATCTACCGATCCGAAAGCGGAGACCGCTTCCGCCATCAATTTTTCGGCGTCCGCTTCTTTGGAGACGTCCGTTTTGACTGCGATTACCTTGGCGCCCAGCGCTTGGATGTCTTTGAGGGCTGAGGCTAATCTTTCTTCGGAGACATCCGAGAGAACGATATTAGCCCCTAACTTGGCGAATTTTTCGGCCATGGCTTTGCCTAAGCCTCCGGCAGAGCCGGTGATTACTGCGGTTTTACCTGTGATTTCCAACTTGGTTGATTTCCTTGCTTCTAATGGTTACGTATTTATCTGTAAAAGGAATTTCCACTCTGGCTACGGTTTCGGAAGCTTGGGTTTGGATCCGGAAGAGATTCGGATCTATATTTTCGCTCTTGAGTAGAATCATGATGAGAGCGATACCGAGTCCGGCGCCCTCGGTATTATCCATATTGTCCATATAGAATTCTGCGATATCATTGTATTCCATCGCCTTTTTCATTTTTTCCCGCATCCTGGATTCTTCGATCTCGATTACAGGGGTATTATTGACTACTTCGACGACCAAACCTTCTTCCGTGTAGATCACGGTGATTTTCACGAAAACCCCTCGAGCTAAACAGCGTTTACCGTATTCGTCCGCCATTTTTTCGGAGAAATTCTCTTTGAACTGGGACAGTCCCCGGTCATAATGCTCCGGATCCCGGATATCCAATCCAAGGTCTTCGAAGAATACTCGTTTTTGGTTGGCCTTGACTCCGTTGATCGCCATTTCCTTGGTGATCGTATAAAGCATCTCGATATACCTGGATTGCCCCAGTTTTTCCAGAACTTCGGTTAGGATTCTTAGAACGTATTTTTCTAATTTAGAGTTCATCCGTGAGGATTGGATGGAGATGCGGGAACGGCTTTGAATGTATTCAGAGAGCTGGGCGTCTAATTGTTTAAAGCTTTTGGCCATGCTCGTCCTTCGCGGAGAAAAAATCGTTTCCCAGTCTTTTTCGTTCTTCCGATTCATGCAATCAAAAATCCGAATTCTCCCGGAATTGACCATTCCACTCCCGGTTTTTGGAAACCGGATCCGACTCAGATTCTCATTTGTAAAATTTTCTTAAAGTGTTTGTAGCGAAAGTGGAAAGACATTCCGATTTTTTCTTATACTATACAAAAAAATAGTTTACATAAATATATAACTATATATATGTTTGGTTACCATTTTGGGAGGAATTATGCTTCAAACACTTACAATCCGAGATTTTGCCCTTATAGAATCGGCCCAAATCGACTGGAGCCGAGGATTGACTTCCATAACCGGAGAGACCGGATCCGGCAAATCCCTGCTATTGGATGCTCTTTGTTCCTTATTAGGAGGAAAAAGTACAGCCATGGATATCCGGACGGGTGCGGATCGCTATGCCTTGGAGGCAGGATTTGACATTTCCGGAAATCCCGCGGCGAAAGAATGGCTGACCGAAAAAGGATTTTCTTCGGAGGGCAATTTAGTCGTGATCCGTAAAGAATTCTCTCGGGACGGAAAGACTAAAATCCAAATCAATCATTCCTTATCCTCCGCCCAAGTTCTCAGGAGCCTAGGAGAGATTCTAGCGGAAGTCCATAACCAGAACGATCAGATTCTACTTT
This window harbors:
- a CDS encoding SDR family NAD(P)-dependent oxidoreductase, whose protein sequence is MEITGKTAVITGSAGGLGKAMAEKFAKLGANIVLSDVSEERLASALKDIQALGAKVIAVKTDVSKEADAEKLMAEAVSAFGSVDIAVLNAGILRDGLLIKADKQTGKVASKLSLSDWQSVIDVNLTGVFLTGREAAVQMVNQGTKGVIIPIASVSMHGNPGQTNYSAAKAGVAAMTKLWAKELSRYGIRVAGIAPGFIATEMVMKDMNPEALKKWEAQIPIGRLGKPDEIASTAVFIAENELVDGVVLEISGGVKI